TGGCCGGCACACCCAGCCACTCCCCCGCCAAGGCGATGATCTACCTGGGCCGGGCGTTCGCGGTGCTCACGCTGGCGCTCATCCGCCGGTGATCCGACGGCTGTTGAGTCTGGTCCCGCCCGGCACCATCGCCATCGGTGCCGGGCTGGGCCTTCTCGGGCTCGCCTCCTACGTCCACCTCGCGGTGGCGGGGCACAACCTCACCGAGGCGGACTACTCGTCGCTCTCCGTCCTCTGGTCGATCGTCTTCACCCTCGGCATCGGCGTGTTCATGCCGGTCGAGCAGGAGGTCGCCCGGATCGTGGCCGCCCGGCGTACGCAGGGGCTGCCGCCCGGGCCGGTGCTGGCCCGCGGCGCGGCCCTCGCCGCCGCCGTGCTCGCCGTCATGGTCGTCCTCATCCTCGCCGCCCGCGGGGTGCTGACCGACCGGCTGTTCGCCGGCGACTCCGCCATGGTGACGGTGCTGATCGGCTCCCTCGCCGCACTCGCCGTCGCCCACACCACCCGCGGCGTCCTCTCCGGCCTCCAGCTCTTCCCCTGGTACGGCACGCAACTCGGCGTCGACGGCGGACTGCGGATCGGGCTGGTCGCCCTGCTCGGCCTCGCGGGCGTCACCTCGCCCGTCTGGTACGGCGCCGTGCTGGTCGCCGCGCCGCTCATCGGCGTCGCCGTGACCCTGCCACCGGTGCTGCGGGCGGCGGGGCAGGGCGGCGTGCCGGTCGCCTGGCGGGTGCTGCTGCGCGGCCTGGGCCTGCTGACCGTCTCCAGCCTGCTCTCCCAGGTCGTGGTCAACATCGGCGTGATCAACGTGCGGGTGCTCGCACCGTCCGACGTGGCAACCGCGGGCGCCCTGCTCTCCGCGCTCGTCCTGGTGCGGATCCCACTGTTCGTCTTCGCCTCGCTCCAGGCGTCGCTGCTGCCCGGTCTGGCCACCGCCGCCAGCACCGGCGACCTGGCTACCTTCCGCGGTCTGCTGCGCCGCACGCTCGGCGTCGTCACCGCCCTCGGCCTCGTGGGCGCGCTCGGCGCCGTCCTGCTCGGCCCCTGGCTGGTGCGCACCCTCTTCGACGCGCCGGACGTGCTCGGGCACGGCGACTTCGCCGTGCTCGGTGCCGCCACCCTCGCGTACCTCTGGGCGATGGTGCTGGGCCAGACGCTGCTCGCCCTCGACCGGCACCGGGCGCAGGCGGTGGCGTGGATCGCCGGCGTGGTGGTGCTCGCCGCAGTGACGCTCGTCCCCCTCCCGGTCGACCT
This genomic stretch from Micromonospora krabiensis harbors:
- a CDS encoding lipopolysaccharide biosynthesis protein, with translation MIRRLLSLVPPGTIAIGAGLGLLGLASYVHLAVAGHNLTEADYSSLSVLWSIVFTLGIGVFMPVEQEVARIVAARRTQGLPPGPVLARGAALAAAVLAVMVVLILAARGVLTDRLFAGDSAMVTVLIGSLAALAVAHTTRGVLSGLQLFPWYGTQLGVDGGLRIGLVALLGLAGVTSPVWYGAVLVAAPLIGVAVTLPPVLRAAGQGGVPVAWRVLLRGLGLLTVSSLLSQVVVNIGVINVRVLAPSDVATAGALLSALVLVRIPLFVFASLQASLLPGLATAASTGDLATFRGLLRRTLGVVTALGLVGALGAVLLGPWLVRTLFDAPDVLGHGDFAVLGAATLAYLWAMVLGQTLLALDRHRAQAVAWIAGVVVLAAVTLVPLPVDLRVELAYATGSLVTAAVMAALLRGATGAVSAPAPARHAVAVGPSGGNR